AAGAGGCCTTAAACCCACATTTTAAGAGCTTTTTTACCATCGATTTTTATGCCGATAACTTATCTAAAAGACAAATTGGTGCCACAAAAGTTGACGATTTAACCAATGCCATCGCTTTTAATTCGCCATTGCAATTATTCTCGGTGCAAACTTTTGAAGGTAATCTTGATGGTGATGGATATTCCATTGTTTTTGGATCGGATTTTTTTGAACCTAAAAAGCATCAATATGAAATTCAGCACGAGTTTCCATTCTTTAAATTAAATTCCAACCCTTCTTATAAATTAGCATTAACAGATTTACCGCTAATCAAAAATCTGTTCGATACCATTTATGAGGAATTTCATAAAGAAGACACACATAAAGTCGAGTTAGTTCGCTCCTATCTTACGGTACTATTACTTCAAATAAAACGCGTTGTAGGTAATGCCAGTGGCACTATTCCGCTTAAGCGCTACCAGGAAATCACGGCCGATTTTGAAGAATTAATTCTACAAGAAACTTCTAAATATAAAACCATTGCCGCTTACGCAGAAGTATTACACATCACTCCTATTTATTTATCGGAATGCGTTAAAAAAGCAACAGGTATAACAGCTAAAAAAGTATTATCGAATTACATGACGTTGCGTGCTAAAGCCTTATTGCAACAAACCACGAGCTCTGTGGCAGAAATTGCATACGCCATGGGTTTTGATGAACCTACCAACTTCGTCAAGTTTTTTAAAAACAACGAAGGTATCACGCCTGCCGTTTTT
The window above is part of the Algibacter sp. L3A6 genome. Proteins encoded here:
- a CDS encoding helix-turn-helix transcriptional regulator; this translates as MKTYNQITDLLQDLNVKSASIHSGFHIFKFNETSNISKEALNPHFKSFFTIDFYADNLSKRQIGATKVDDLTNAIAFNSPLQLFSVQTFEGNLDGDGYSIVFGSDFFEPKKHQYEIQHEFPFFKLNSNPSYKLALTDLPLIKNLFDTIYEEFHKEDTHKVELVRSYLTVLLLQIKRVVGNASGTIPLKRYQEITADFEELILQETSKYKTIAAYAEVLHITPIYLSECVKKATGITAKKVLSNYMTLRAKALLQQTTSSVAEIAYAMGFDEPTNFVKFFKNNEGITPAVFRKLP